The DNA window GCTATGCCAGCGGCGAGTACTTCGACAAGTACACCGAACGCGACTGGCTGCCGCAGACCGAGCGGGTGCGCGAGCTGTTCGCCGCCGCCGGCATCGCTATTCCGGGCCGCGACGAGTGGCGCGCGCTGCGCCAGTCGGTGATGATGCACGGGCTGTACAACCAGAACCTGCAGGCGGTGCCGCCGACCGGTTCCATCTCGTACATCAACAACGCCACTTCCAGCATCCATCCGATCGTTTCGCGCATCGAGATCCGCAAGGAGGGTAAGATCGGCCGCGTTTACTATCCCGCGCCTTACATGACCAACGACAACCTGGCGTATTACCAGGATGCCTACGAGATTGGCCCGGAGAAAATCATCGATACCTATGCCGCCGCCACGCAACACGTCGATCAGGGGCTGTCGCTGACGTTGTTCTTCCGCGATACCGCCACCACCCGTGACATCAACCGCGCGCAGATCTACGCCTGGCGCAAAGGCATCAAGACCATTTACTACATCCGCCTGCGCCAGATGGCGCTGGAAGGCACCGAGGTGCAGGGCTGCGTGTCCTGCTCGCTGTGAGGCAACTTATGACGACCGTAACATCGGCGCCGCTGGTGCGCGCCATCAACTGGAATATTATCGAAGACGACAAGGATCTGGAGGTGTGGAACCGCCTGACCTCCAACTTCTGGCTGCCGGAGAAGGTGCCGCTGTCCAACGATATCCCCTCCTGGGCCACGCTGACGCCGAAGGAGCAGCAGCTGACCATTCGGGTGTTCACCGGGCTGACGCTGCTGGACACCATCCAGAACACTGTCGGCGCGCCGGCCCTGATCGCCGATGCGCTGACGCCGCACGAAGAGGCGGTGTACTCCAACATCAGTTTTATGGAGGCGGTGCACGCCCGCTCTTACAGCTCAATCTTCTCCACCCTGTGCCAAACGCCGGACGTGGATGACGCCTATCGCTGGAGCGAGGAAAACCGCGCGCTGCAGAAGAAAGCCGGCATCATTCTGGCGCACTACCGCAGCGACGATCCGCTGCTGAAAAAAGTCGCCAGCGTCTTCCTCGAGTCGTTCCTGTTCTATTCGGGCTTTTACCTGCCGATGTACTGGTCCAGCCGCGCCAAGCTGACCAACACCGCCGATCTGATCCGCCTGATCATTCGCGACGAAGCGGTGCACGGCTACTATATCGGCTATAAGTTCCAGAAAGGGCTGGAGAAGGTGGACGCCGCGCGGCGCCAGCAGGTGAAAAACTTCGCCTTCGATCTGCTGCAGGATCTGTACGACAACGAGGTGCGTTACACCGAGGA is part of the Serratia surfactantfaciens genome and encodes:
- the nrdF gene encoding class 1b ribonucleoside-diphosphate reductase subunit beta; its protein translation is MTTVTSAPLVRAINWNIIEDDKDLEVWNRLTSNFWLPEKVPLSNDIPSWATLTPKEQQLTIRVFTGLTLLDTIQNTVGAPALIADALTPHEEAVYSNISFMEAVHARSYSSIFSTLCQTPDVDDAYRWSEENRALQKKAGIILAHYRSDDPLLKKVASVFLESFLFYSGFYLPMYWSSRAKLTNTADLIRLIIRDEAVHGYYIGYKFQKGLEKVDAARRQQVKNFAFDLLQDLYDNEVRYTEELYDGVGWTEDVKTFLHYNANKALMNLGYEALFPPAMAEVNPAILSALSPNADENHDFFSGSGSSYVIGKAVNTEDEDWDF